TCTTCGCCTGGCACATCGACCTGGCCAAGCGGTCGGGCAAGCCGCTGATGATCCACAACCGGGACGCCGACCGCGACCTGCTCGACGTGCTCGCGGCCGAGGGTTCGCCGGAGACGGTGATCATGCACTGCTTCTCCGGGGATGTGCCGATCGCCCGCGAATGCATCGACCGCGGCTACCTGCTGAGCTTTTCCGGGACTGTGACGTTCGTCAACGCGGGTGAGCTGCGGCAGGCCGCGTCACTCACCCCGGACGAGCAGATCCTGGTGGAGACCGACGCACCGTTCCTCACCCCGCATCCCTACCGTGGCCAGCCGAATCAGTCGTATTGCGTGCCGTACACGGCCCGGTGTCTGGCGGATGTCCGGGGCGTATCGCCCGAACGGATGGCCCAGATCCTGGGGGCCAACGCCCGACGGGCGTACGGGATGCCGTTGCGGTAACGACGGTCTGTTCGTTACCGTACTGTGATCCCTTTTCGGGGGCCCGCCGGTCGGGACGGCGGGCTTGAGTGGTAAGCAGGTAGATTTTCTTGTCAGTTTTCACGCGCATCAATGCGACCAACTCGGTCAGCGCCCGCGTCGTCACCGGCGCGTTGCTGTTCACCGTCGCCGCCGGCGGCGCCACCGGCGCCGTCATGCACAAGGAACTGACCTTGACGATCGACGGTCAGAGCCGAGAGGTCTCCACCATGGCCTTCTCGGTGGGCGACGTCCTCGAGGCCCACGGCGTCCAGCCGAAGTCGGGCGACAAGGTGAACGTCGCGCTGTCGAGCATGCCGCACGACGGCCAGACCGTCGTCGTCGACCGGCTCAAGAGCGTCGAGCTCACGGTCGACGGCAAGCCGGAGATCGTGAAGACCCACAAGAACAACGTCGGCGAGATCCTCGCCGAGCAGGGCCTGACCCAGGCCGCCGTCAGCACCTCGCTGGACCATCGGGTGCCGGTGAGCGGCGGCGACGTCGACGTGATCCTGCCCAAGTCGGTGGTGCTCACCGACGCGGGCAAGACCGAGCGCACCGTCGTCGCGGCGAAGACCGTCGGCGACCTGTTCGAGCGCATCGGGAAGCCGCTGGCGCCCACCGACAAGGTGGTGCCCGCCGCGAGCACGCCGGTCACCAAGGGCATGACCATCAAGGTGACCCGTATCCGGACCGAGCAGAAGACCGTCGACGAGAAGGTCGCGCCGCCGGAGACCAAGACCGAGGACCCGACGCTGATCAACGGCAAGAAGGTCGTCGTGAAGCCGGGTACCCCGGGCAAGGCCACCGTCACATACAACGTCACGACCGTCAACGGCAAGGTCACCAAGCGCGAGAAGGTCGGCGAGAAGGTCCTCGTCGCCCCGCAGCCGGCCACCGTCCGCATCGGCACCAAGCCGGGTGCCCCGCACGAGCCGTTCGGCGTCTGGGATGCGATCGCGCAGTGCGAGTCCACCGGCAACTGGGCCATCAACACCGGCAACGGCTTCTACGGCGGCATCCAGTTCACCCAGGGCACCTGGGATTCGTTCGGCGGCCAGGAGTACGCGCCGCGCGCGGACCTCGCGACGCGCGAGGAGCAGATCGCCATCGCTAAGAAGGTCCAGGCCGCGCAGGGCTGGGGCGCCTGGCCGCTGTGCACCTCGCGACTGGGTCTGCGCTGACACGGTTTGACACAATGCTCTGGTGAGTGACATAGCGGGCGTTCGGCTCCTCGGCCCGGGGCAGATCCGCGGCCTGGCCGCCGAACTCGGCGTCCGGCCCACCAAGCAGCTCGGCCAGAACTTCGTGCACGACGCCAACACGGTGCGCCGTATCGTCGCCACCTCCGGGGTCGGCCCCGACGACGTGGTGCTCGAGGTGGGCCCGGGTCTCGGTTCGCTGACGCTGGCACTGCTGGAGACCGCGGGCCGGGTGGTCGCCGTCGAGATCGATCCCGTGCTCGCCGCGCGTCTGCCGCGGACCATCGCCGAGTTCGCCCCCGGGCGGGCCGCCGACTTCGACGTGGTGACCGCCGACGCGATGACGGTGCTGCCCGCCGACCTCCCCGTGACGCCGACCGCGCTGGTGGCGAACCTGCCGTACAACGTCGCCGTGCCGGTGATCCTGCACCTGATGACGCACTTCCCGACGCTGCGCACCGTGCTGGTGATGGTGCAGGCCGAGGTCGCCGACCGGCTCGCCGCCGGCCCCGGGGGCCGTATCTACGGGGTGCCGAGCGTCAAGGCGCGCTACTTCGGCGACGTCAAACGCGCCGGGGCGATCGGCCGCAACGTGTTCTGGCCGGAACCGAAGATCGAGTCGGGGCTGGTGCGGATCGACCGGCGGGATCCGTTCGGCACCGACGAGGCGCAGCGGGCGGCGACCTTCGCCGTCATCGACGCCGCGTTCGCACAACGCCGCAAGACCATGCGTTCGGCGCTGGCCGGCTGGGCCGGCGGCGCCCCGCGCGCGGAGGAACTGCTGCGCGAGGCCGGCATCGATCCCGGAATCCGGGGCGAGCGGCTCGACGTCGCCGATTTCGTCCGGCTGGCGCGGGCGGCGGGCACCGATCCGGTGGCGACGCGATGATGGGCGGCGCGACGGCGCGCGTCCCGGCCAAGATCAACCTGCACCTCGGGGTGGGCCCGCTCCGCGAGGACGGCTACCACGAACTGAACACCGTCTTCTGCGCGCTCTCGCTGTACGACGACGTGACCGTGCGCGCCGCCGACGAGTTCTCGGTGACCGTGCGTGGCGAAGGTCAGCACGACGTGCCCTCCGACGCCACCAATCTCGCGGCCCGCGCGGTCGCGGCGATCGCCGAATACGCCCAGGTGCCCGACCCGCAGGTGGCCATCGAGATCGAGAAGCAGATCCCCGTCGCCGGAGGCATGGCCGGCGGCAGCGCGGATGCGGCCGGGGCACTGCTGGCCGCCGCGCGGCTGTGGCGGCTGGATCTGGACCGCGAGGAACTGCACGACCTCGCCGCGAGCCTGGGCAGCGATGTGCCGTTCAGCCTTCTCGGCGGCGCGGCCCTCGGTACCAACCGCGGTGAAGAACTGCTGCCGGTGCTGCACCGCGGCGAACTGCACTGGGTGATCGTGGCGGCGAAGGGCGGGCTCTCCACCCCGGCCGTCTACCACGAACTCGATCGGCTCCGGGCCGGGCGCGGGGAGACGGTGCCGCCGCCGGAGCGGCCCGACGAACTCATCGTGGCGCTCGCCTCCGGTGACGTGCACGCGGTGGCGCCGCTACTGCACAACGATTTGCAGCCGGCCGCGCTCTCCCTGCAGCCGCGGCTGCGGCGGACCCTGCGCGCCGGCGGTGAGGCCGGTGCACTCGCCGGGATCGTCTCCGGCTCGGGCCCGACCTGCGTGTTCCTGTGCGACGGCGAGGACGCCGCCATCTCGGTGGCGACCGAGTTGTCCGGGCTGGGCGTCGCCAAGGCGGTGCGCACCGCGCACGGGCCGGTCCCGGGCGCGCGCCTCATCCCGGCGCACTGACCGCCGCATTCCCTGCTTGACGAAACGATCTGCTTGACGAAACGAATGGAGAACCATGGCCGCGGGCACCAACACCTCGCTGGTGATCGCCGAGAAGGTGAGTAAGAGCTTCGGCATCAAGCCGCTGCTCGACGAGGTGAGCGTCGGCGTGCACGAAGGTGAGCGGATCGGCGTCGTCGGCCTCAACGGCGGCGGCAAGACGACGCTCCTGGAACTGCTCGCCGGGATCACCGAGCCGGACTCCGGCCGGGTGACCCGGGTCGGCGGCCTGCGGATGGTGACGGTGACCCAGCGCGGCGAGCTGCCGTCCGGCGCCACGGTGTCCGAGGTGGTCCTGGGGGCGGACACCCCCGAGCACGAGTGGGCGTCGGACGCTCGGGTTCGCGGGATCCTGGCCGGGCTCGGCGTCGACGACATCCTCGACCGTCAGGTGCAGGAGCTGTCCGGCGGGCAGCGGCGGCGCGTCGCGCTGGCCGCCGCGCTGGTGACCGACGCCGATCTGCTGATCCTCGACGAGCCGACCAACCACCTCGACATCGAGGGCGTGGCCTGGCTCGCCGAGCATCTCAAGGCCCGCCGCAGCGCGCTGGTGGTCGTGACCCACGACCGCTGGTTCCTCGACACCGTCGCCGCCCGGACCTGGGAGGTCCACTCCGGCCGCGTCGACGAGTACGAGGGCGGCTACAACGACTGGGTGTTCGCGCGCGCCGAACGTTCACGGCTGGCCGACGCCGCCGAGGAACGGCGCCGCAACCTCGCCCGCAAGGAACTTGCCTGGCTGCGGCGCGGCGCTCCGGCGCGGACCTCGAAGCCGAAGTACCGCATCGAGGCGGCCGAGAAACTGATCGCGAACGTGCCGCCGCCGCGTGACACGGTGACGCTCTCCGCGTTCGCCAAGCGGCGGCTCGGGCGGGTGGCGATCGAGTTGGAGAACGCGCACCTCGACGCGCCGTCGAGCGCGGACGGCACCCCCGGCCGCACCCTGCTCGACGACACCACCTGGCGCCTCGCGCCGGGGGAACGGATCGGCCTGGTCGGCGTCAACGGTTCGGGGAAGACGACGCTGCTGCGCGCCCTGGCCGGGGAGGTGCCGGTGACCCCGGGGCGGCGGGTCGTGGGCAAGACCGTCGAACTCGGCTGGCTGCGGCAGGAACTCGACGACCTCGACGAGTCGATGCGCGTGCTCGATGCCGTCGAGGAGGTCGCCGGACACATCATGCTCGGCGACAAGGAGCTGTCGGCCAGCCAGCTCGCCGAACGTCTCGGCTTCTCGCCGGCGCGGCAGCGTACGCCGATCGGCGACCTGTCCGGCGGCGAGCGCCGTCGTCTGCAGTTCACCCGCGTGCTGATGGCCGAACCCAACGTGCTGCTGCTCGACGAGCCGACCAACGACCTCGACATCGACACCCTGCAGCAGCTGGAGGATCTGCTCGATTCCTGGGCCGGGACCCTCGTGGTGATCAGCCACGACCGCTACCTGATCGAGCGCATCTGTGACTCGACGTGGGCACTGTTCGGCGATGAGAAGCTGACCAATCTGCCGCGGGGGATCGACCAGTATCTGGAGCGTCGGGCGGCACCGCGCCCGTCGCCCTTCGACGGCGCGTCGTCGCAGGCTCCGCCACGCCAGCTCAGGACCCGCGAGGTCGAGACTTCTGAGCGGTCGGGTCCGACTCCGGCCGAGCACCAGGCAGCCCGCAAGGCGATGAGCCGCGCCGAGCGGACCATGGAGAAGCTGGGCAAGCGGGAGGAGGAGCTGCACGCGGCGATGATCGACGCGGCCGTCGACCCCACCCGCCTCGCGTCGTTGAACGACGAGTTGCAGCTGGTCCTGGCGGACAAGGAGACCGCCGAGATGGAGTGGATGGAAGCCGCCGAGATCCTCGGCTGAAGCCCGATCGGGAGCGTTCCGAGGTTCCTCCGCCCGACGCTGGTCGTGCCACCGCACACTCAGCCGGGGGATGAGAGGAGTCCGTAGCAGCGCGTCGATACAGAAGCAGCGTTCGCGAGCGCTGCTTCTACGCGGAGCCGCTGCCACGCCCACCGCGGGTGGTGGATCGGGACGTGTGACCGGCCTACACTGGACGGCAGGTGCCCTGCGCACCGCGGCAGTGGGGCTTGCCGCACCCGAACCTCGGTACCCGCCGGCCGGCGGAGACCCGACAACAGTCCCTACCACCCGGATTGCACCCTGCGCCGGGAAGGTAGGAGACCGTCATGTCCGCCGATTCGCCCTCCGCCCCGATCGTTCTCACCGCGCTCACCGCGCGGCCGATCCTCGACTCGCGCGGTTACCCGACCGTCGAGGTGAGCGCCGTCCTCGATGACGGCACCCGGGTGCGCGCCGCGGCGCCCGCCGGAGCCTCGACCGGTGCCCACGAGGCCGTCGAACGGCGGGACGGCGGCGAGGCCTATTCCGGTCGCGGTGTCGACGCCGCGGTGGCCGGAGTGGAGCGGGAGATCGCCCCGGCGCTGGTCGGCTCGGCGTGGGCGTCGATCACC
The nucleotide sequence above comes from Gordonia sp. PP30. Encoded proteins:
- a CDS encoding TatD family hydrolase; its protein translation is MSAKEIKRRKRREPPPDPEPLPGLVDAHTHLASCGGRTAESVAEIMDHAERAGVEQVVTVADDMVDARWAVAAAHWDPRVFAAVGLHPTHAADLDDAARAELETMAADPRVVAIGETGLDYYWTVHSDTCADPATQKDVFAWHIDLAKRSGKPLMIHNRDADRDLLDVLAAEGSPETVIMHCFSGDVPIARECIDRGYLLSFSGTVTFVNAGELRQAASLTPDEQILVETDAPFLTPHPYRGQPNQSYCVPYTARCLADVRGVSPERMAQILGANARRAYGMPLR
- a CDS encoding resuscitation-promoting factor is translated as MSVFTRINATNSVSARVVTGALLFTVAAGGATGAVMHKELTLTIDGQSREVSTMAFSVGDVLEAHGVQPKSGDKVNVALSSMPHDGQTVVVDRLKSVELTVDGKPEIVKTHKNNVGEILAEQGLTQAAVSTSLDHRVPVSGGDVDVILPKSVVLTDAGKTERTVVAAKTVGDLFERIGKPLAPTDKVVPAASTPVTKGMTIKVTRIRTEQKTVDEKVAPPETKTEDPTLINGKKVVVKPGTPGKATVTYNVTTVNGKVTKREKVGEKVLVAPQPATVRIGTKPGAPHEPFGVWDAIAQCESTGNWAINTGNGFYGGIQFTQGTWDSFGGQEYAPRADLATREEQIAIAKKVQAAQGWGAWPLCTSRLGLR
- the rsmA gene encoding 16S rRNA (adenine(1518)-N(6)/adenine(1519)-N(6))-dimethyltransferase RsmA, coding for MSDIAGVRLLGPGQIRGLAAELGVRPTKQLGQNFVHDANTVRRIVATSGVGPDDVVLEVGPGLGSLTLALLETAGRVVAVEIDPVLAARLPRTIAEFAPGRAADFDVVTADAMTVLPADLPVTPTALVANLPYNVAVPVILHLMTHFPTLRTVLVMVQAEVADRLAAGPGGRIYGVPSVKARYFGDVKRAGAIGRNVFWPEPKIESGLVRIDRRDPFGTDEAQRAATFAVIDAAFAQRRKTMRSALAGWAGGAPRAEELLREAGIDPGIRGERLDVADFVRLARAAGTDPVATR
- a CDS encoding 4-(cytidine 5'-diphospho)-2-C-methyl-D-erythritol kinase, with product MMGGATARVPAKINLHLGVGPLREDGYHELNTVFCALSLYDDVTVRAADEFSVTVRGEGQHDVPSDATNLAARAVAAIAEYAQVPDPQVAIEIEKQIPVAGGMAGGSADAAGALLAAARLWRLDLDREELHDLAASLGSDVPFSLLGGAALGTNRGEELLPVLHRGELHWVIVAAKGGLSTPAVYHELDRLRAGRGETVPPPERPDELIVALASGDVHAVAPLLHNDLQPAALSLQPRLRRTLRAGGEAGALAGIVSGSGPTCVFLCDGEDAAISVATELSGLGVAKAVRTAHGPVPGARLIPAH
- a CDS encoding ABC-F family ATP-binding cassette domain-containing protein; the protein is MAAGTNTSLVIAEKVSKSFGIKPLLDEVSVGVHEGERIGVVGLNGGGKTTLLELLAGITEPDSGRVTRVGGLRMVTVTQRGELPSGATVSEVVLGADTPEHEWASDARVRGILAGLGVDDILDRQVQELSGGQRRRVALAAALVTDADLLILDEPTNHLDIEGVAWLAEHLKARRSALVVVTHDRWFLDTVAARTWEVHSGRVDEYEGGYNDWVFARAERSRLADAAEERRRNLARKELAWLRRGAPARTSKPKYRIEAAEKLIANVPPPRDTVTLSAFAKRRLGRVAIELENAHLDAPSSADGTPGRTLLDDTTWRLAPGERIGLVGVNGSGKTTLLRALAGEVPVTPGRRVVGKTVELGWLRQELDDLDESMRVLDAVEEVAGHIMLGDKELSASQLAERLGFSPARQRTPIGDLSGGERRRLQFTRVLMAEPNVLLLDEPTNDLDIDTLQQLEDLLDSWAGTLVVISHDRYLIERICDSTWALFGDEKLTNLPRGIDQYLERRAAPRPSPFDGASSQAPPRQLRTREVETSERSGPTPAEHQAARKAMSRAERTMEKLGKREEELHAAMIDAAVDPTRLASLNDELQLVLADKETAEMEWMEAAEILG